The Astatotilapia calliptera chromosome 22, fAstCal1.2, whole genome shotgun sequence region TGTGAAATCCCAGACTGAAAACCACAGAACTTTAATAATCAGGGATTATGTATAAAATGTCAGTGAGTCCTAAACTGTTTCATACATTTATTAaactccttgaattaaagctgaaagtctgaacTTCAATCACACCTGATTTGTTCGATTTAAAATACGCGATGGTGGCGTTCAGAGGCGAGAGGACCGACACTGTAACTGTTCAAATAAGAACTTGAGCTCATTCCATATTTCCTCTGAATCTGGATGCAGTGGCATTTTTTCTTCTCTACTTAAAAAGGAttgaaatacacaaaacaatgtGTGAAAGTCTAATCAACCAGAAATAAACACGCGTCTCCTCTGGTGGTCAGTTTTCAGTCAACATTGTCAGTTTATGTCAGTTTCTATTCTTTTATTGTGATTTGCATTGCTCTgtctttttgttgcattttagtTCATTAACTATTACTGTACATGTTAACTGTTGAGTGTGTTTTGCACTGTCCCCTAACTTTGCAGTGCTGAGCTTTATGTATTTTAGTCACTGGCAGTGAAAATGAGTTTATGCTGTGCACACTGCGGCATGTGGTGGTTCAGGTTACATGCTAGCACATACACATTACACTGGCTTAATAGTTGGGCTCTGAAGGCACGAACTGtaaattaaaatagtttttagaTTTCCCATCACGCTGTCAACCTCAGTAATGACATCATTActctagtccaatcatctttcTTGGAGCCGATCAAACTCTGCTTCGCGTGGTGTAAATCTGTGCTCTCCATTATTTTCCCTCTCGGACTCTCTTTCATGCACCCCGCCTCCTCCCATCTCCACCTCACACAGGGAGGTCCTTTCCTAAATCCTCCCACCGCTGAGAAGCTGTCCTGCCATGTCGAGGTCATCGGAGTCTAATCTCCATCGTATCTCAGTAAATCATGTCTTCTAAGTCAGCggcccccaaccttttttgcaccacggatcagtttatgtctgacaatattttcacggagcGGACTataaggtgtcacggataaatacaacaaaataaaaccagtactggtGCCAAAACAATAAGATTTaatcataacacacaggaagAGACCCGGGGAAAccaagttaatgataaaaatgatttaaaataaaaagctaaaaattgATATAACCCCCGAAAACCATGAATTTCACATCGAAGCCTCAGCGTagcccagtaccaaacgactcacggactggtaccagtctgtggcccgggggttggggaccgctgagcAGGCAACATAATGTAGACTTGATCAGTGAAGCAGTGTCCACTCACTATGACTTCAGAGAGTGGAATAAACACAGTGGAGAGGTGTGGGGAGCTGCTTTCCACCTCTGTGGATTACAGTGGGTTAGAAAGACCACAAACATCAACAGATGATGTAATCTGCTGACTACAGCTGTTACGGGGTGAGGCAGGGTGCCCCCCACACAGGCTCAGGACCAACACAGGCAGGCTCACCTAGGGCCCGTTTAGGATCACAGCTTAGCGAGTGTGTGTTTGGCCTGTGGAACGACAAACGACACAGAAAGGCCTCAGACAGGAAGCCTGAACACAAATCCGTCAGCACTAAGCACCACACTCACAGGGCAGACCGTTTCTCACTGCTGGCACAACGACACTGATATCTTCTGATAAAACACTGCCACCTAGTGTTGGAACCTTTAGTTACATTGTGCAATTACAGCTCCTTTAATGAAGCCCAGACTCCTGTTCCTGTTTACTGCCTTATATTACAGACTAACACCAACACATAGCAAACACAAAACCTCCCGCTCTACCAATTTCCATAGCAGCATCTTTACTCTCTGCACAGCTCAACATAAAAAAGAGCACTTCCTGTGTGCAGCCATCGTGATACTTCACTGGCAACTCAGAAGCCAGGAAATCTTGCACTCGGATAAATGCAGGAAAACCAACCAGGTGGAATCAGCACATACTTATAACTGTTtgaatgtaaatgtgtaaacattcagatatgtaaacatgtaaatatcaaaACATGTAACCACCAAATAACTAACTCCTTAACCCTCATAAACACCTCTTTGTGCACCAAATGACATCAATCTACTTCTACATTTTACATAATTAAAGAGACAGAGTGCTCTCTCGTATCTGGAGGGAAGAGTAACGATAGGAGCGAGCTAAGAGAAACAATGTTTCAATATTTTTGAAACATTGTTTCATTTATGAAAAAACAATACTTTTCATAAATGAAACAGTATTTTATAACTTCTCTCTCCTGAAAGATGTTCTGCATGACTGAAAAGCTGCTCGCACAGAATTTTCATAACAAAAGATTTTTACATACGACTGAAATGCAAGCGCGGTGTGGTGCTCTGTGTTTTCACAGTGAGCGGGGGAAAATCTGGATCTTTATCTGATAGACGTTCAACAGAGATGTGCTTTAAGACTCTGATGAACTCTGGTGAACAGACCTTCACTCGTTTTTATTCACCAAAATAccaaaagtaagtaagtaagtaagtcaAAAAGAGTTTCATGACTCACAGCTGCATGTTTCTGTGACAAACACAACCTCTCTGTCATTAGTGTCTCAGTGACACCTGCCTGAGGTCAGAGGATCGGAAGTGATACGTCAATGATTTCTTAGATCCTACACTTTaactcacagagagagagagagtgggtgTAACAGCATTTATTAGAGTTAGAGTGTTTGTGGGTAGCTGTTACTTCCTTCATGCTCGTCTCTAAAAACAGCTGCGTGACAAAGACAGAAGCAGACAGACGAGACTTTTACTTCGCCCAAGATGTCCACAGGAAACCAACATGTGAGATACAGCAGAGGAGTCCGAGCGGACggtggagagaaaaacaaagcggAGATCCGAGAGCTTGAAGCCCACGCCACCAGGACTGGGTCACAGAAAACCAGTAAGCATGAATAAGTACACTCATGGCCTGGCAGTAAACGCAAATAAAACATGGATGATGTCTTAttttaaacatgaaataaataaatgtgtcataCAGCAAACATCTGTCCTCGTACTGAGAAGAGCAGCTCATTTAAAAGTCCGCGTGCTGAACGAAGTATAGTTACTGCGCTTTTCATCTCTACAGGTCGGCGTGCTCGAAAGAAACATTCAGCGAAGAGAAGAGACGTTCGAGTCATCGCTGCAGTGCTGGGAACGTTTCTTCTGCTCACGCTGACTTCGACAGGACTCCGCTGTGAGGGCCGACACGTGCTGCGCTGTTTACGATCAGTGTTCAGCATCCAGCAAACTGTTCTGGGAACGATGAGAACATTACAGCAATGCTCTCATCGTTCCCAGAGAAGTGCTGAACTTTTTAATGATTTCAaactgttaatttaaaaaataaacacacaaacgttTGTTAAAGTTTCACATGAGCACGTTCCTCTGCAGATATCTCAGTGACCGTGCAGAGAGACGAGCTCAAAATAAAATTGGATGAACTAAATGAGGAAATGACCGAGTTGAAGAGCCAATGCTCAGGTAAGAGAGGAAAATCAAACTCACAGCCAGTGACAGCAAAGTTCACAGGCTGAAGAACAATTATTTCATAACAAGTTTTCTTTGGTTCTCCGTGTCCAGACTTCTCAGACTTCGAGAATCCAAACATAACTGATGGTTGGCCTGATTTTGAATTCCCAGATGATCGACGCGAGCGAAACGCAACTGAGAGAGGTTacaaagctttttttcccctcagtaaCTGAAACAACCGTGTTTATCTGCAGTTTGAAGCAGTTACtgtgtttcacattttatttccttttttaaggCTCTTTCACAAACATCACTGAAGTGAACAACACCTCAAACGCGACTGAGAAAGGTTTTACACTTTCCCTAAAATGTGGAACACACAGAACTCAGAATGTTCATTTAAAGCCATTTTAACTGAGCAAAGACACGTGACAGGAGTTTGGAGTAAGAGGGTGTCGGTATGTTTTCAGGGAACGGCTGTCCTCCAGGATGGGTGAAGGTCGGCTGCAGCTGTTACTATGAATACATCATAGTGTCCGCTTTGCAGAAGAGCCAAGAAGACTGTGAGAAGAAGGGAGGAATGCTGATCGTTGTGAACAGCATCGAAAAAAAGGTGAGTGCGTTTGTCTGAAGCAGCGTGACTTTAAAACGTGAGAATAAAAACTAATCAAGAAGTTTAAATCTGCAATATGAAAAAAAGTGCAGAAAACTGTCCTCTGACGTCTCTGCAGTCACCCAGATAAAATCATGTTGAGCCAGAAAGGAAGTGAGCTTAGTACAAGCAGCAGCTGGTTCTTAAGCAACGGAAGAAAACTCAGATATGTAGGTGTCTATAAACACGAACGATGATGCCTCTGACTTTGTAATGACAGAAAACTGAACACCTTTGCTTTTGAAAGAAAAGCTAAAAGTCTGCAAGACGTCACTGCAAGAGATGAATCTGACAAAGCATCAGAGCAGGTCACAAAGCAGCGCTGTGATAGTGGAACACGAGGCATGAAACACTCGAACTGTGCAGAGGTGGGCGTGCCCGGAGCTCTGAGTCTGTTCGAGGAAACTGAATCGTCGTATCTAAACCACAATCAGGCACAGCAACAGTGAGCACGCCATCAAGCGTGGCTCAAAACAGCAAGAGCCCAACCAGGAAATGACCTTT contains the following coding sequences:
- the LOC113014895 gene encoding C-type lectin domain family 9 member A-like isoform X2 — its product is MSTGNQHVRYSRGVRADGGEKNKAEIRELEAHATRTGSQKTSRRARKKHSAKRRDVRVIAAVLGTFLLLTLTSTGLRYISVTVQRDELKIKLDELNEEMTELKSQCSDDRRERNATERGSFTNITEVNNTSNATEKGNGCPPGWVKVGCSCYYEYIIVSALQKSQEDCEKKGGMLIVVNSIEKKRILEGETPKDGLLCGSAIAPP
- the LOC113014895 gene encoding uncharacterized protein LOC113014895 isoform X1, with the translated sequence MSTGNQHVRYSRGVRADGGEKNKAEIRELEAHATRTGSQKTSRRARKKHSAKRRDVRVIAAVLGTFLLLTLTSTGLRYISVTVQRDELKIKLDELNEEMTELKSQCSDFSDFENPNITDGWPDFEFPDDRRERNATERGSFTNITEVNNTSNATEKGNGCPPGWVKVGCSCYYEYIIVSALQKSQEDCEKKGGMLIVVNSIEKKRILEGETPKDGLLCGSAIAPP